The Apostichopus japonicus isolate 1M-3 chromosome 20, ASM3797524v1, whole genome shotgun sequence genome contains a region encoding:
- the LOC139962177 gene encoding transmembrane protein 187-like: MKFSSRGSLVATALCHVALAAVTMAIPVYLGIYKNVSVDLGYEHYAERANSTLGPFKFPSWIRMPANTLVNIGYLLVGSLWLYRVAFAVNPVTSRKHEDLYLMSVFASMSCIYGMVQYSRIVTQSYVWSVLDQWYTLPFFSWTIVWSQKIQSGWNAKTTICIVLASILSYNLTLLHKFGFEVALGVHMVIAVYNGCRVLSLHFNQRRFILFCSVIFNCCGFVFLKLADFHLARFAIFQELTGHFWSKICDFLQIHFTVMLFVHMSQDSKTV; the protein is encoded by the coding sequence ATGAAGTTTTCATCGCGGGGCAGTCTCGTAGCCACAGCTCTGTGTCATGTTGCCTTGGCGGCAGTAACCATGGCAATACCAGTCTACCTTGGCATATACAAGAATGTGTCTGTTGATCTTGGATACGAACACTATGCTGAGAGAGCAAACTCTACTCTTGGCCCTTTTAAGTTCCCCTCGTGGATTCGGATGCCTGCGAATACTCTGGTAAACATTGGTTATTTACTGGTCGGATCTCTCTGGCTCTACAGAGTGGCGTTTGCCGTTAATCCAGTCACCAGTCGTAAACATGAAGACCTGTACCTCATGTCAGTCTTTGCATCAATGTCATGCATCTACGGCATGGTACAGTATTCCAGGATCGTGACTCAGTCTTACGTTTGGTCTGTTCTTGATCAGTGGTACACCTTGCCATTCTTTTCCTGGACCATCGTTTGGAGTCAAAAGATACAAAGTGGCTGGAATGCCAAGACTACAATTTGCATTGTGTTAGCTTCTATCCTGAGCTACAATTTAACCTTGCTTCACAAGTTTGGGTTTGAAGTGGCGTTAGGTGTGCACATGGTTATAGCTGTCTACAACGGTTGCAGAGTTCTCTCTCTTCACTTTAATCAAAGAAGGTTCATTTTATTTTGCTCAGTTATATTTAATTGCTGTGGATTTGTGTTCTTAAAACTGGCAGATTTCCATCTTGCTAGATTTGCCATATTCCAAGAATTGACTGGTCATTTCTGGTCCAAAATATGCGATTTTCTGCAGATACATTTTACAGTAATGCTCTTTGTTCACATGAGTCAAGACTCAAAGACTGTTTAG